The sequence below is a genomic window from Acidilobus saccharovorans 345-15.
CTGCCAATAAGCAGGGGGAGCCTCGCGCTCTCGCTCTACATAGGGCAGATGGTGCTCAGCGGCCTGCTGGCCATCGCCTGGCTCGGCTGGTACTTCCCGTTCATAGACGTGCCCCTGGGGTACGCTGTAGTCGACATGGTGCTCTTCGTGCTCCTGCTGACGTCGCTGACAGCTTCAATAGCGGAGCTGCAGGCCAAGAGGAGGGTCGCCGTGGCCGCTGCCCTGGCGGCCTGGTCGATATCAGCCCTGTTCAGGAACCCCGTCAGCCCCTCCGGGGTCTTCGACGGCTACTACCTGGCGGGCACGGCCACGCTAGCCATACTCTCCCTGGGCCTCACCTCCTACGTGGCCACGAGGCTCGGCAGGGCCCCGCTGCTCTACGGCTACTCCTCGGTGGTCAGCGAGGGCAGGGGGCAGGTGGCCTCGAGCGCGCTCTCCTTCGCGGGCGTCAGGGGGCTCAGGGCCGAGCTCAGGATGAAGCTCAACACTCTTACCATAACTGGAAGGGTCGGGGGCTTCGGCGCCGGGGGCTCCAGGTACTTCACCCGCACCGTGAGCGTGAGGAAGTTCATGGGCTACATGTCGCTCGCCGCCGCGGCGTACCTGGCGGTCGGCGTGGCCCTAATGGCCACGGGGCTCGTCCCCCAGAGGCTGACCCCCCAGGGCCCTGGGAACGGGGTGCTCTTCGGGCTCCTCTTCGTGCCTGCCATCGCCGTTGAGGCCTTCTTCATAGGCTCCAGCGCCTCCCAGGTGGGCAACGAGAGGCCCTGGCTTGCCTTCACCGCCGCGGACCCCGGCGCCTACATGTGGCTGGGCGCCCTCTCCTGGTCCCTCGTGGTGCTCCTCGCCTCCCTCCCCTTCGCCGCCGCCTACCTTACCCTCTGGCTCATGGGCCTCAGGGAGGCGATTAACATGGTGCCGCAGCTGCTCCTGGTGGGCCCCGCCTTCTCCCTGCTTTCATACGCTGCCTCCGCCTACATGGCGGTGTCGCCGCAGGTGAGGAGCGAGGGGTTCATGCCGGGCCAGGTCAGGGCCAGGGGGCTGGTGATAACCTTTATAATTATAGTGCCGTTCGCCCTCATCTCAGCTGCGATGGCGTCGCTTAGCGTCAGCGTCTACAGCGGCCTCGCCTCGCTGCTTGTGGCGGCCCCCTTCATGGCCCTCAGGGGCTTCTGGAGGTCGGCCTCAAGGAGGATAGTTGAGGCCGGCTACGTGTGAGCCTCCTCGCCCTGGGCCTGCTGGACGCCCTCCTCCAGGACCTTGCCCTTTGACCTCAGGTACTCCATTATCCTGTCGTGGAGGTACGCCATTATCCTCTGCTTGTCCTCCATGAGCACCACGTCGCTGTACTCCTTTATGAACAGGTTGTGCGCGAAGGGCGACGGGTATGGCAGCGGCCCCCTTACGGTGACCTTGACCTCGCCGCCCTCTATCCACCTGAGGACCCTCCCCGCGTCCTGTATGTCCATGTAGTCCTCAAGTATCTCCCTGTAGGTCTCCCTTATGACTGGGCTGCCCGGCATCTCCTCAAGCATGACGTCGAGCAGCTTCTGCGCCGAGAGCTGCATCCTCTCCGGGCTCCTCTCGTGCCCCCTGTACCTCCTCAGTATCATGAAGCTCCTCTGGGCCACGTGCCTGAACCTCCTCCTCATCATCTCAGTCCTCACCACGGCGCCCTCGAGGAGCTGCCTGAGGTTGTCGCTCCTCACGGAGCTCAGCAGGTACCTTATGAGGCCCTCGTCCGGCTCCCTGCCCTCGTAGGTGAGCATGAAGGCGTTGTCCGTGACCGAGACCTTGACGGGCACGTTGAGCCTGTCGGAAAGCACCGCGCCGTAGGCCCTGGAGAGTGCGTCGTTGGTCCTCCTGCCGAAGAGGGTGTGGAAGGCTATGCTCCACTCGCCCTCGTCGCCCTGGAAGTACTCTATGAGTATGTTCCTCCTGCCCGGCACGACGCCGGTGTAGGCCAGCTGCTCCCACACGTACTGAATTACCTCCTCGGCGGCGTGGGGCTCCAGCCTGTACTCCTCCACGAGCATCCTCCTGGCCTCGTCTAACTTGCCCTGGGCTATGAGCTCCCCAACCCTCTCCCTGAACTCCCCGACCAGGAGGGCGCTGTCGAAGGCCAGGGGCAGCATCTCGCTGAACCAGCTCGGCACCGTGGGCCTCTCGTTCTCGGCGGGCTCCACGTAAACCTTCATGCCGTCAGCCCTGAGGAACCTGTAGGTCTTGCCCCCGAGGACGAATATGTCGCCGGGCTCAAGTATCTCGACGAACTCCTCCTCCAGGCTGCCTATGCTCTTGCCCTTAGATATGACCTTTATCTTGGCCTCGTCCGGTATCGTGCCCGCGTTGAGCTGGTATATCATCCTGGCGCTCCTCTTCCTGCCGAACTCCCCCAGGTCCTCGTCAAGCCTTATCTTTGAGTAGACCCCCTCGTCCTCGAGCCCCTGGCTCTTGCCGCCGAGGAAGCGGAGGACGCTCATGTAGTCCTCCCAGCTGAGCGCGTGGAACGGGTAGGCCCTCCTTATCACCCTGAAGGCCTCCTCCACCTTCCACGGCCTCTCTATTGACATGCCAACTATGTGCTGGGCCAGCACGTCAAGCGGGTTCCTTGGTATCCTCACGTTGTCTATCTTCCTCTCCATGGCTGCCTTGGCCAGCACAGTGCACTCTATCAGGTCGTCCCTGTTAACAGCCACCATGACGCCCCTGCTCACCTGGCTCACGTGGTGCCCAGCCCTGCCAACCCTCTGGAGGAGCCTGCTCACGCTCTTCGGGCTGCTCAGGAGGACCACGAGGTCTATGTAGCCTATGTCTATGCCGAGCTCTAGGCTGGTGCTCGACACCACCAGCTTGAGCTCGCCCCTCTTCAGCCTCTCCTCTACGTCGAGCCTCACCTCCCTCGAGAGGCTGCTGTGGTGGGCCTCTATCTCATCCATGTCAACGTAGCCCTTGGAGGACATGAGCTTCTTGAGCTTGAACACCACCCTCTCCGTGGCGCTCCTGGTGTTTGTGAAGACCAGCGTGGTCCTGGCGGTCCTCGAGAGCTCGGCCACGGTGTTGTATATTTCCTCGTTTATCTTTTCCGGGTCGCCGTGTATGAGGTCCACCTTAGGCGTTATCACCCTTATGTCGAAGGGCTTGGCGAACCTGGCGTCCACTATCTCCACTGGCCTCGGCGTCCCATCGTCGTAGTAGCCGCCCAGGAACCTGGCGACCTCCTCGAGGGGCGATATGGTTGCCGAGAGGCCTACCCTCTGGAGCCCCCTTCCCTGGGCCTCGCTGACCAGCTCCTCGAGCCTCTCCAGCGTCAGGGCGAGGTGCGAGCCCCTCTTGCTGGAGGCGAGCTCGTGTATCTCGTCAACTATGACCCACCTGGCGGTCGAGAGCCTCTCCCTGAACTTGGGGGCCACGAGGCTTATGGCGAGGCTCTCGGGCGTCGTTATAAGTATGTGAGGGGGCCTCCTCAGCATCTTTGCCTTCTCGTTGGCCGGCGTGTCGCTAGTCCTGGTGGCCACCCTGACCTCAGGGGGCTGGAAGCCCATGGACTTTGCCTTCTCGTATATCTCGCCCAGCGGCTGGACCAGGTTCCTGTACATGTCGTTGTCCAGGGCCCTGAGGGGGCTGACGTAGACCGCGTATATCTTGTCCTCCAGCTCCCCCCTCTCCCCCATGGCGAGGAGGTCGTCGAGTATTGCAAGGAAGGCCGCGAGCGTCTTGCCCGTCCCAGTGGGGCTCGATATCAGCACGCTCCTCCCCTGCTTTATTAGCGGTATGGCCTCCCTCTGCGGGTCGGTGAAGGAGCCGTACTTCTCCCTGAACCAGGCGGCCACGTAGGGCCTCAGCAGCGAGAGTACTTCCTCGTCGTCCTGCAACGCCACTCCCCAGGGCCCTGGGACAGGCTAATGCCCGTAACCCTACCCTGGGCGGGCCGGGGAATATAGGGTACGATACTTACTCCTTCCCCCGGAGGTCCCCTGAGCCCAGCTAAGGAGGGGCGCTGGCTTCCAAGCGCTAGGACTCCTGCCCCCTTGAGGAGGCCGGGAAGGCGACCTTCCTTATTATCTCGTACAGCTTCTCGGGGTTCTTAGTGTAGAGCCTCAGCCTCGTCACGGTCCTCTTGCCCTGCCTTGTGAGCTCCACGAACCTCCTGTCCTTGTTAAGTACCACCTCTATGTCGGGGGGCAGGGGGAACCTTATGCCCTTTGTAGTGATCAGCCCCTTGATCACTATGCCCTTGTCGGTAACTATGTAGGAGGTCGGCACGTTGAGGGCGGGGAGCTTCTTTATCCTTGAGAGCGACCACATCATTATTCCCTGGTTTATCACGAAGTACCCCTCAAAGTAGAGCAGGAAGGCTATGAAGAGGAGGAGCCTGAGGTACTCGATGCCCACGTCCTTTATCTGCCTCCCGAAGAGCTCCAGGGACAGGTACGCGGCCAGGTCAGGCACGTACCTCCACAGCACGAAGAAGTAGGCCAGGCCTATGAGTATGCCGAGGGTCGTGTAGAGGGAGAACTTCGTCTGCTCCTGAAGGTCGACATATATCAGCGTGTCCTTGCTCTGTATGGCCCTAGTGTTGTCCTCGTGGAAGAGCCTCTTGCCGGAGAGCACCTCGGCCACGTAGGAGGACTTCTCGTTGAGGCCGCTGCTCATGAGTATGCTCTGCACGAACATGCTTATGGCTATGAACACGAATATGAGCAGGAAGAGGTACACGTTTATGCCTATGACCGCCGCCAGGGCGCTGTATATCAATATGTAGAGCTGGTTCAGCGCCACCATTCTGCCCATCTTCTCCATGTAGGCCATGGCTGAAGCCTCCGCTCTCTACTCCAGGGCCCGAGATTAAAGACTTAACATGCCAATGCCCTCAGGCCCAGGCGGTGAGCCAAGTGCACCTGAGGGCCTCCCTCGCGCTCATAGGCGACGACCTGAGGGCGGTCAGGGACGTCTGCGTCACTGTAGACGGTGATGGCTTTGTGGAGTCCGTGGAGGGCTGGGGCAGCTGCCCGTGGGACTCCGCAGGGGGGATGGGCCGCCCTCCTCCCCCAGCCGGCCAACGCCCACGTGCACAGCGCTGACGGCCGCTTCCCGGAGTTCGGCGTGGACCTGGGCCTTCACGAGCTCGTGGCCCCTCCTGATGGACTCAAGTACAGGCTGCTCTCCACGCTCGGCCCCACTGAGACGGCCCTGGGCATCTGGAGGACCTACAGGGCTGCCTACGAGCTCGGGGTCGGCCTCCTGGTCGACTTCAGGGAGGGGGGAGGCCTGGGGTGCCTCGCGGCCCAGAGGGCCAGGTCGATGGTGCCTGACATGGATGTGCTGGTGCTCGGCACCCCAGGGCCCTCGTTCCCCGGCTGGTGCCAGGGCCTTGGGCTCTCCAGCCCCCTCGACTACAGCGAGGGGGTGCTGAGGGCTCTCACGTCGCAGCTCAGGCCGTCGTTCACGCACGTGGCCGAGGACCCGGAGAACAGGAGGGAGGGAGACCTTGAGGTGGCCCTGAGGGCCGGCTTCACAGCAATAGTGCACGGCACCCACCTCTCGCGGGACGACCTTCAGGCGATCGCCGAGAAGGGGGTCCCCCTTGTCATGTGCCCCAGGAGCAACATGTGGCACGGCCTCAGGCCCCCTCCCGTGGCCGACGCCATAAGCCTCGGCGTCACCCTGGGCCTCGGCAGCGACAACGCCGCCTGGAACCTGCCTGACCCGTGGGGCGAGGCCGAGGAGGCCATGCTCATAGCCAGGTCCCAGGGCCTCAGGGGCGCCCCCGCCGCCGTCCTGGAGGCCCTCATGGTTGGAGGCTACAGGGCGGCGGGCCTTGAGCCGAGGACCGTTGAGGAGGGCAGGAGGCTCCACGCGGTCCTCGTGGACGCCTACAGCACCGGCATACTCTCGGCCGCGGACACTGCCTCGGCGATAGTTAGGAGGGCCAGGGCCGGCCTGGCCCTCAGGGTTGACGGCTCACATCTCGCTTACCTTTCCAAGGCCGGCGTCTATTAGCTTCTTCAGGTTTATCGTGTCAAGCACGTCCCCGGTTATCTTCAGCTGCCCTCCCAGGAACGCCTTCATCGCGTCGAGCTGGCCCGACATCATCCTCTCCAGCACGTCGGAGGTCGTGGTGAGGGTCGCTATTGGCTTCGGGTGCCTCCCCTCGACCACCCTAAGGGCGCCGCTCTTTATCTCAACGTAGAAGTCCCCCAGGCCCTGCACTGAGAACTGGTAGACCTTGTCCCAGCTCCTTATCTCCGGCACCTCCTCCACGGCCCTCGAGAAGAGCTGCTGGAGGGCCTTCCTAACGTCGTCCAGTGTAACCAAACTCCCACCAGGGCTGGGGTGACCGATGTAGGTAATAGCCCTGGATGGGCAAGCCGCAGTTATGGGCTTGCCTTGGCCCCTTTTAAACCCCTTAAGCCTTGGAGGCGGTTTTAAAGGGCCCCACGCCTTGATGTATCTAACTTCCCAAGCCTTAACACGTAAGGCCCTCATGCCTTACGCTTAACCAGGTGAGCGCTTGAGGAACGTGGCAATAGTGGGATACGGCCACACGAAGTTCGGGGTCAGGAACGAGGTGAACCTGGCCGAGCTAGCCTACGAGGCCATAAGGGAGGCCCTCGAGAAGGCGGGCCTGGAGCCTAAGGACGTGGAGCACGTGGTCGTCTCAAACGTGGGCGGCTGGAGCAGCGAGCCCCTGCCTGCCGTGGTGGTTGCAGAGTACGCCGGGCTCTCCGGCAAGCCCCTGCACAGGGTGGAGGCCGCCTGCGCCTCCGGCTCCTCAGCCCTGGCCTCGGCCTACGAGGCCGTGGCCTCAGGCATGGCAGACATAGCACTCGCGGTTGGAGTTGAGAAGATGAACGAGAGCCCGACCCCCAACGTGGTGGAGCTCATAGGCAGGGCCGGCAACTACTTCTGGGAGTTCCAGAACTTCGGCCTGACCTTCCCCGGCTACTACGCCCTCTACGCCACGGCCTACATGAACAAGTACGGGGCCACGGAGGAGGACTTCTGCAGGGTCGCCGTCAAGAACCACTACTACGCCAGCATGAACCCCAAGGCGCAGTTCCCGAGGAAGATAGACCTCGAGACTTGCATGAGCAGCAGGTACATAGCCTGGCCCATAAAGCTCTACGACTCCTCGCCCATAACCGACGGGGCCGCCGCGGTGGTCCTGGCGAGCGAGGAGGTCGCCAAGAAGCTGACCGACTCGCCGGTGTGGATACACTCCATAGGCATGGCCTCGGGCACGGCGAACCTGTCCAGGAGGGACGACTTCACTGGGCTCATGGCGGCCCAGCTGGCGGCCAGGGCGGCCTACAAGGTGGCCGGCCTTGAGGCTGAGAACACCGCAAGGTACTTTGACGTGGCCGAGGTCCACGACTGCTTCACCATAGCTGAGGTCATGGCCTACGAGGACCTGGGCTTCGTGAAGCGCGGCGAGGGCTACAAGCTTGTCAGGGAGGGGCAGACCTACATAGGCGGCCTCATACCGGTCAACCTCAGCGGGGGGCTCAAGGCCAAGGGGCACCCGCTGGGGGCCACGGGGATAAGCATGGCGGTTGAGCTGACCAAGCAGCTCCTCCACGAGGTGGAGCCCGGGAGGCAGGCCACCATAAACAAGGGCATGGCCGTGGCACACAACGTCGGCGGCACGGGCCACTACGCCTACGTCACCGTGCTGGGCCTCGAGAAGCCCAGGGGGAGGTGAGGGGTCGTGAGCCAGAGGCAGGAGGCCGACGCCTACCTAAAGCAGCTTGAGGCCTACGCCAACGCCATGAAGTCGTCCGTCGGGGTCCCGGTCATAGTGGACCCCAAG
It includes:
- a CDS encoding DUF2208 domain-containing protein — translated: MAYMEKMGRMVALNQLYILIYSALAAVIGINVYLFLLIFVFIAISMFVQSILMSSGLNEKSSYVAEVLSGKRLFHEDNTRAIQSKDTLIYVDLQEQTKFSLYTTLGILIGLAYFFVLWRYVPDLAAYLSLELFGRQIKDVGIEYLRLLLFIAFLLYFEGYFVINQGIMMWSLSRIKKLPALNVPTSYIVTDKGIVIKGLITTKGIRFPLPPDIEVVLNKDRRFVELTRQGKRTVTRLRLYTKNPEKLYEIIRKVAFPASSRGQES
- a CDS encoding amidohydrolase family protein; this translates as MHSADGRFPEFGVDLGLHELVAPPDGLKYRLLSTLGPTETALGIWRTYRAAYELGVGLLVDFREGGGLGCLAAQRARSMVPDMDVLVLGTPGPSFPGWCQGLGLSSPLDYSEGVLRALTSQLRPSFTHVAEDPENRREGDLEVALRAGFTAIVHGTHLSRDDLQAIAEKGVPLVMCPRSNMWHGLRPPPVADAISLGVTLGLGSDNAAWNLPDPWGEAEEAMLIARSQGLRGAPAAVLEALMVGGYRAAGLEPRTVEEGRRLHAVLVDAYSTGILSAADTASAIVRRARAGLALRVDGSHLAYLSKAGVY
- a CDS encoding ATP-dependent helicase; the encoded protein is MALQDDEEVLSLLRPYVAAWFREKYGSFTDPQREAIPLIKQGRSVLISSPTGTGKTLAAFLAILDDLLAMGERGELEDKIYAVYVSPLRALDNDMYRNLVQPLGEIYEKAKSMGFQPPEVRVATRTSDTPANEKAKMLRRPPHILITTPESLAISLVAPKFRERLSTARWVIVDEIHELASSKRGSHLALTLERLEELVSEAQGRGLQRVGLSATISPLEEVARFLGGYYDDGTPRPVEIVDARFAKPFDIRVITPKVDLIHGDPEKINEEIYNTVAELSRTARTTLVFTNTRSATERVVFKLKKLMSSKGYVDMDEIEAHHSSLSREVRLDVEERLKRGELKLVVSSTSLELGIDIGYIDLVVLLSSPKSVSRLLQRVGRAGHHVSQVSRGVMVAVNRDDLIECTVLAKAAMERKIDNVRIPRNPLDVLAQHIVGMSIERPWKVEEAFRVIRRAYPFHALSWEDYMSVLRFLGGKSQGLEDEGVYSKIRLDEDLGEFGRKRSARMIYQLNAGTIPDEAKIKVISKGKSIGSLEEEFVEILEPGDIFVLGGKTYRFLRADGMKVYVEPAENERPTVPSWFSEMLPLAFDSALLVGEFRERVGELIAQGKLDEARRMLVEEYRLEPHAAEEVIQYVWEQLAYTGVVPGRRNILIEYFQGDEGEWSIAFHTLFGRRTNDALSRAYGAVLSDRLNVPVKVSVTDNAFMLTYEGREPDEGLIRYLLSSVRSDNLRQLLEGAVVRTEMMRRRFRHVAQRSFMILRRYRGHERSPERMQLSAQKLLDVMLEEMPGSPVIRETYREILEDYMDIQDAGRVLRWIEGGEVKVTVRGPLPYPSPFAHNLFIKEYSDVVLMEDKQRIMAYLHDRIMEYLRSKGKVLEEGVQQAQGEEAHT
- a CDS encoding SCP2 sterol-binding domain-containing protein, with the protein product MVTLDDVRKALQQLFSRAVEEVPEIRSWDKVYQFSVQGLGDFYVEIKSGALRVVEGRHPKPIATLTTTSDVLERMMSGQLDAMKAFLGGQLKITGDVLDTINLKKLIDAGLGKVSEM
- a CDS encoding thiolase domain-containing protein; amino-acid sequence: MRNVAIVGYGHTKFGVRNEVNLAELAYEAIREALEKAGLEPKDVEHVVVSNVGGWSSEPLPAVVVAEYAGLSGKPLHRVEAACASGSSALASAYEAVASGMADIALAVGVEKMNESPTPNVVELIGRAGNYFWEFQNFGLTFPGYYALYATAYMNKYGATEEDFCRVAVKNHYYASMNPKAQFPRKIDLETCMSSRYIAWPIKLYDSSPITDGAAAVVLASEEVAKKLTDSPVWIHSIGMASGTANLSRRDDFTGLMAAQLAARAAYKVAGLEAENTARYFDVAEVHDCFTIAEVMAYEDLGFVKRGEGYKLVREGQTYIGGLIPVNLSGGLKAKGHPLGATGISMAVELTKQLLHEVEPGRQATINKGMAVAHNVGGTGHYAYVTVLGLEKPRGR